The Pseudomonas sp. MPC6 nucleotide sequence GGGTGTTGGTGGTGGTGCTGTGCGTGCCGGCTGCGTTCAAGTATTTGCTGGGCGACGGTGCACCGGTGTTCCATCCGAGCGCTGTCGACTGGCGGTGGCTGGCCTTTCTATTACCGGCAGGCGCGTTGGCGGCGTGGCTGTGGGAGCGCCTTCGTCAACCCAATCCGTGGCTGTTCGGGCCGTTGCTGGTCAGCGCAGCGGTGAGCATCGGTTGGGACCTGCACATCGGCTTGCCCAATGGCGGCAGCCAGATCGGCCAATGGCTGATCGGCAGCGGCTTGGGGTGCCACTTCAATCGGCAGTTTTTCCGTCGCGCACCGTCGTTCATGGGCCGGACATTGATCGGCACTGTGTTGACCATGTTGATCGCTACGCTGGCAGCCCTGGGCTTGAGTGCGTTGACCCATCTGGATCTGCGCTCGCTGACCCTGGGCATGATGCCCGGCGGGATTGCGGAGATGAGCCTTACCGCTGAAACCCTGCAGCTGTCGGTGCCGTTGGTGACGGCGATGCAGGTGATGCGGTTGTTGTTTGTGTTGTTTCTGGCGGAGCCGTTGTTCAAGTATTGGGACCGTCAGCCGGATTCTGTCTGATGGACCGAGTCGCTTCATTCGCGAGCAAGCCCGCTCCCACAGGAGGCTCGCGTGATCCTTGTGGGAGCGGGCTTGCTCGCGAAGGGGCCAGCGCGGTCAACGCATCAAACCGGCGGCAACCGCCACTCGATCGGCGTCTCGCCATTCTGCTCCAGAAACTTGTTGGTCCGGCTGAAATGCCCGCAGCCCAGAAAACCACGGTAAGCGGACAACGGCGACGGATGCACCGACGTCAGCACCAGGTGCTTGGTCGCATCGATCAGTTTCTGTTTGCTCTGGGCATGGGCGCCCCACAGCATGAACACCAGATGCGGCTGCTGCTGGCTGACCACTTCAATGATCCGGTCGGTGAAGAATTGCCAGCCCTTATCCTTGTGCGCATTGGCGTTGGCGCGCTCCACCGTCATGGTGGTGTTGAGCATCAGCACGCCCTGCTCGGCCCAGCTTTGCAGGTAACCGTGGCTCGGGATATCGATGTTCAGGTCGCGCTTCAATTCTTTATAGATGTTCACCAGCGATGGCGGTGCCGGTACGCCCGGTTGCACCGAGAAACACAGGCCGTGGGCCTGGCCGGGGCCGTGGTACGGATCCTGGCCGAGGATGACCACCTTGACCTTGTCCAGCGGCGTCGAGTTGAGCGCGTTGAAAATCATCGGGCCCGGCGGATAGATCTCCTTGCCCGCCGCGCGCTCCTGCTGCAGGAAGTTACGCAACTCTGCCATGTAAGGCTGGTCGAATTCCGCACGCAGTGCCTCCTTCCAGCTCGGTTCGAGTTTGATACGGTCGTCAGCAGTCATGGTTACATCCGGCTAAAACAATGGGGCGAACCCTAGGAAAGCTGACCCTGCTTGTCAATTGATCTGACGCAGAACCGGCACTTTCCTGAACAGCGATCATACTGAACGCTCAAATTCCCGATCGAGGTCACGATGAATCTGCACTTCGAAGAACTCACCGGCACCGACGGCGCACGCATCGGCGTTGCCAGCCTGGATGCCGAAAAATCCCTCAACGCCTTGTCCCTGCCAATGATAAGCGCCCTGCGCGATCAACTGGAGGCCTGGGCCAAGGAGCCGCAAATCGTCTGTGTCGTGTTGCGTGGCAACGGCACCAAGGCCTTTTGCGCCGGTGGCGAAGTCCGCAGCCTGGTGGAAGCCTGTCGCGCTCACCCGGGTGAAGTGCCGCCCTTGGCCGCGCACTTCTTCGCCGCGGAATATCGCCTGGACTACATGTTGCACACCTACCCCAAACCGCTGA carries:
- a CDS encoding AbrB family transcriptional regulator, whose protein sequence is MSDRIPFKAWWGTPLVGLLGGYLASQIGWPLPWMVGSLLAIILVRCLTPWQLAEIPGGRKVGQWIIGIGIGLHFTPLVMEQVLSHFGLIFFGALITSLSAVVGVWLMRRTGEDRATAFFSSMPGGSGEMVNLGARNGAVLSRVAAGQSLRVLVVVLCVPAAFKYLLGDGAPVFHPSAVDWRWLAFLLPAGALAAWLWERLRQPNPWLFGPLLVSAAVSIGWDLHIGLPNGGSQIGQWLIGSGLGCHFNRQFFRRAPSFMGRTLIGTVLTMLIATLAALGLSALTHLDLRSLTLGMMPGGIAEMSLTAETLQLSVPLVTAMQVMRLLFVLFLAEPLFKYWDRQPDSV
- the ung gene encoding uracil-DNA glycosylase, producing the protein MTADDRIKLEPSWKEALRAEFDQPYMAELRNFLQQERAAGKEIYPPGPMIFNALNSTPLDKVKVVILGQDPYHGPGQAHGLCFSVQPGVPAPPSLVNIYKELKRDLNIDIPSHGYLQSWAEQGVLMLNTTMTVERANANAHKDKGWQFFTDRIIEVVSQQQPHLVFMLWGAHAQSKQKLIDATKHLVLTSVHPSPLSAYRGFLGCGHFSRTNKFLEQNGETPIEWRLPPV